One segment of Pempheris klunzingeri isolate RE-2024b chromosome 20, fPemKlu1.hap1, whole genome shotgun sequence DNA contains the following:
- the sncgb gene encoding synuclein, gamma b (breast cancer-specific protein 1): MDVLMKGFSMAKEGVVAAAEKTKAGMEEAAAKTKEGVMYVGSKTKEGVVSSVNTVANRTVDQANIVGDTAVAGANEVSQATVEGVENVAASTGMVSQGEYGGMEQGGEGGEGY; the protein is encoded by the exons ATGGATGTACTGATGAAGGGGTTCTCCATGGCCAAGGAGGGGGTGGTGGCCGCTGCAGAGAAGACTAAAGCCGGCATGGAGGAGGCGGCAGCCAAGACCAAGGAAGGGGTGATGTATGTAG GCAGTAAGACAAAGGAGGGAGTTGTGTCATCAGTAAACACAG TGGCCAACAGGACCGTGGATCAGGCCAACATCGTTGGAGACACAGCGGTTGCCGGGGCCAACGAAGTGTCACAGGCAACCGTGGAGGGGGTCGAGAACGTTGCCGCATCGACCGGGATGGTCAGCCAG GGAGAGTATGGGGGAATGGAGCAGGgtggggaaggaggagag gGGTATTAG